Proteins from a genomic interval of Sphingobacterium sp. SYP-B4668:
- a CDS encoding TetR/AcrR family transcriptional regulator — MEKAIQRQQEQEQLKNLIIEQSRIIIEEEGWSALSIRKIADAIGYSVPVIYKHFTSKDDIIEYFTKEGFELLATQLSNAIQTDHAAADKINRIAKAYWAFAFTHQKHYEIMFGLGIPTCEAIQTVSEKRQTSDVIYSVIAEAVTQSGRTDIDIHLKLKTFWSIMHGLVALELLSNNQKSIQPSDIMKDAIDGYIKSLIN; from the coding sequence ATGGAAAAAGCGATACAAAGGCAGCAAGAGCAAGAGCAGTTGAAAAATTTAATCATCGAACAATCCCGAATCATTATTGAGGAGGAAGGATGGTCGGCCTTGTCCATCCGCAAAATAGCCGATGCCATCGGATACAGTGTACCAGTGATTTACAAACATTTTACTAGCAAGGACGATATTATCGAATACTTCACAAAGGAAGGCTTTGAATTATTAGCCACACAACTATCGAATGCTATTCAGACTGACCATGCAGCTGCAGACAAAATCAATCGTATCGCGAAAGCTTACTGGGCATTTGCTTTTACACACCAAAAGCACTACGAGATTATGTTTGGACTTGGTATCCCTACATGTGAGGCTATCCAAACTGTATCTGAAAAAAGACAAACCTCAGATGTAATTTACAGCGTCATTGCAGAGGCTGTAACTCAGAGCGGTCGAACGGATATAGACATACACTTAAAACTCAAGACCTTTTGGTCCATCATGCATGGACTTGTTGCTTTAGAATTATTATCAAACAATCAAAAATCCATCCAACCATCTGACATAATGAAAGATGCAATAGATGGTTATATCAAATCATTAATAAATTAA
- a CDS encoding serine hydrolase domain-containing protein: MMCHSPLKIVLLVGLVFHAMAGVAQQDVRRAEMEVQHIIDRYQAVGLSTIVVKSGKIVHKQHYGYQDLKTNTRLNDSSLFRIASISKSFSATSVMQLVEAKKLDLDGDVSQLIGFEVRNPSFPDIPITIKMLLSHTSSINDKNGYFDFDVINPSKNPKWKESYNSYAPGKGYQYCNLNFNMIGAIIERVSGERFDGYVNRHILTPLGLYGGYCVDSLDYSKFATLYEFDKGEMIPQPAAYNPRRNEIANYQMGYSTPIFSPTGGMKISTLDLARYMMMHMNYGMSNNSRIISEENAKIMQTKVSDTESYGLALWQTTDLVSGVKLVGHTGSAYGLYSAMFFDPEQKCGFVVITNGCNQSENEGYNLLLKEVVNSLYHSFIE; encoded by the coding sequence ATGATGTGTCATTCTCCCCTAAAAATAGTATTATTAGTTGGTTTGGTTTTTCACGCAATGGCCGGTGTTGCCCAGCAAGATGTGCGTCGTGCGGAAATGGAGGTTCAGCATATCATCGACCGGTATCAAGCAGTGGGGTTATCAACAATTGTTGTCAAGTCGGGCAAGATAGTTCATAAACAACATTACGGATATCAAGATCTTAAGACCAATACTCGATTGAATGATTCTTCTCTATTTAGGATAGCGTCGATATCCAAATCATTTTCAGCTACATCGGTGATGCAGTTGGTAGAAGCCAAGAAACTGGATTTGGATGGGGATGTAAGCCAATTAATTGGTTTTGAAGTTCGTAATCCTTCCTTTCCCGATATCCCGATTACAATCAAGATGCTATTGTCCCATACCTCAAGTATCAATGACAAGAATGGCTATTTTGATTTTGATGTCATCAATCCTTCTAAGAATCCTAAATGGAAGGAAAGTTACAATAGCTATGCACCTGGGAAAGGGTATCAATACTGTAATTTGAATTTTAATATGATAGGCGCTATTATTGAACGTGTTTCGGGTGAACGATTCGATGGTTATGTAAATCGACATATCCTGACTCCTTTAGGGTTGTATGGGGGCTATTGCGTAGACTCACTGGATTATAGCAAATTTGCGACTTTGTATGAATTTGATAAGGGCGAAATGATACCTCAACCAGCGGCCTACAATCCCAGAAGAAATGAAATCGCTAATTATCAGATGGGGTATTCTACCCCTATTTTTTCTCCAACTGGAGGAATGAAAATCTCTACCTTAGACCTAGCTCGTTACATGATGATGCACATGAACTATGGAATGAGCAATAATAGTCGGATTATTTCGGAAGAGAATGCCAAGATTATGCAGACAAAAGTGAGTGATACCGAAAGCTATGGTTTGGCACTATGGCAAACTACTGATTTGGTTTCGGGTGTCAAATTGGTAGGACATACTGGTTCTGCCTATGGGCTCTATAGCGCTATGTTTTTTGATCCTGAACAAAAATGCGGCTTTGTTGTGATTACAAATGGATGCAACCAGTCCGAGAACGAAGGGTATAACCTACTGTTAAAAGAAGTTGTCAATTCCTTATACCATTCCTTTATAGAATAG
- a CDS encoding PPK2 family polyphosphate kinase — MSNGTNYSKKLIATSDFRISDFPTDITDEVTQEEAEIRLKEVRKKLSTLQDTMYAHDKYNVLVCLQGMDTAGKDSLIREVFAKFNVRGVDVQSFKTPTIKEHQHDYLWRHYIALPEKGKFGVFNRTHYENVLVTRVHPEYLLAENIPEIKNIEDVTPDFWKKRLDQINNFEQHLVENGTIVFKFYLHLSKGEQKNRLLRRLEKDKHQWKFSPGDLAERELWDKYMTCYEEAIQKTSKKKTPWYIIPSDNKEVARYLVASIMHEVLKKYKDIQYPELSDEIKRHMQTYKNQLENE, encoded by the coding sequence ATGAGCAATGGCACCAATTACTCCAAAAAGCTAATAGCAACGTCTGATTTTAGAATCTCAGACTTTCCTACAGATATTACTGACGAAGTAACGCAAGAGGAAGCAGAAATCCGATTGAAGGAAGTCCGTAAAAAACTAAGCACGTTACAAGACACCATGTACGCGCATGATAAATATAATGTCCTGGTATGCCTTCAAGGTATGGATACTGCTGGTAAAGATAGCCTGATTCGAGAGGTATTCGCCAAATTCAATGTGCGGGGTGTCGATGTGCAAAGCTTCAAAACACCCACGATAAAAGAACATCAGCATGACTATCTATGGCGACATTATATTGCGTTACCTGAAAAGGGAAAATTTGGCGTATTCAATCGTACACATTACGAAAATGTACTGGTTACCCGTGTACATCCTGAATACTTACTTGCTGAAAATATTCCTGAAATAAAAAATATAGAAGATGTTACTCCCGATTTTTGGAAAAAAAGATTGGATCAAATTAATAATTTCGAACAGCATCTTGTCGAAAATGGTACAATCGTGTTCAAATTCTATCTTCACCTCAGTAAGGGTGAACAGAAAAATAGGCTTTTAAGAAGATTGGAAAAAGATAAACATCAATGGAAATTTTCCCCTGGGGACCTCGCAGAACGCGAACTTTGGGACAAGTATATGACTTGTTATGAAGAAGCCATCCAAAAAACAAGCAAAAAGAAAACGCCTTGGTATATCATCCCATCTGACAATAAAGAAGTGGCCCGATATCTCGTTGCCAGTATCATGCATGAGGTATTAAAAAAATACAAAGATATCCAATACCCCGAATTGAGCGATGAGATAAAAAGACATATGCAAACCTATAAAAACCAATTGGAGAATGAATAG
- a CDS encoding alpha/beta fold hydrolase yields the protein MTDRNFKSSKIRIGDISISYYFKPALTPSPVKTIIFIHGFPFNKNTWRPQLESLADDVTGIAIDVRGHGNTTSSHGFFSIDVFAKDLVAFIKKMELGKVVLCGVSMGGYIALRTAELISENINGLILSDTHAKADDNKGKQKRFDSIQAILQHGRRPFAIGFVENILHPNTIQLRNDVVELIKSSIRRNSINSICATQLALASRTDTTASLSNIKVPVIVIRGAEDNVTPKAYMEELHQAITGSEYMEFEDCGHLPNLEAPEKFNSVMNTFLKNLHVE from the coding sequence ATGACAGACCGTAACTTCAAAAGCAGCAAAATCAGGATAGGAGATATCAGTATATCCTATTATTTCAAACCTGCACTCACTCCTAGTCCCGTCAAGACCATTATATTCATACATGGCTTCCCTTTTAATAAAAATACATGGAGACCACAATTGGAAAGTCTTGCCGATGATGTAACAGGGATTGCTATTGATGTCAGAGGACATGGAAATACGACATCAAGCCATGGATTTTTCAGCATCGATGTCTTTGCTAAGGACTTAGTAGCCTTTATCAAAAAAATGGAATTAGGTAAAGTGGTCTTATGCGGAGTCTCTATGGGTGGCTACATAGCACTACGAACAGCCGAACTGATATCCGAAAACATCAACGGTCTAATCCTTAGCGACACCCATGCCAAGGCCGATGACAATAAGGGCAAACAAAAACGATTTGACTCGATACAAGCTATACTGCAACATGGACGGAGACCATTTGCAATTGGTTTTGTAGAGAATATCTTGCATCCTAATACGATACAGCTCCGCAACGATGTAGTCGAATTGATTAAAAGCAGTATAAGAAGAAACAGTATAAATAGTATATGCGCTACCCAACTCGCCTTGGCTAGTCGTACGGATACCACCGCATCTTTATCTAACATCAAGGTGCCAGTGATAGTCATTCGGGGAGCAGAAGACAACGTAACGCCCAAGGCCTATATGGAAGAACTTCACCAGGCAATCACAGGCTCCGAATATATGGAGTTTGAAGACTGTGGACATCTACCTAACTTGGAGGCACCCGAAAAATTCAATAGTGTGATGAATACTTTTTTAAAAAACCTGCACGTCGAGTAG
- a CDS encoding NAD(P)H-dependent oxidoreductase: protein MSLIENLNWRYATKKMNGEQVSQEKINYILEAARLAPTSSGLQPYKIIEISNAELKEKIQPIAFNQSQIVDSSHLLIFAAYDQYTKDRVDEVFTQQEVERGLPTGYADDYKNQLFGMLSTREQQQQFEHAARQAYIGFGLAIAAAAEQKVDATPMEGFNNQQLDELLGLEAYGLKSVTILALGYRDTENDWLVNMKKVRKDKKDFVINLN, encoded by the coding sequence ATGAGCTTAATAGAAAATCTGAACTGGAGATATGCCACTAAAAAAATGAATGGCGAACAGGTCTCCCAAGAAAAAATTAATTATATCCTTGAAGCCGCACGATTGGCTCCTACGTCATCCGGACTTCAACCTTACAAAATCATTGAAATCAGTAATGCAGAACTGAAAGAAAAAATACAACCTATAGCGTTCAACCAATCGCAGATAGTAGACTCGTCGCACTTGTTGATTTTTGCGGCATATGACCAGTATACCAAAGACCGTGTAGATGAAGTATTTACTCAACAGGAAGTAGAACGTGGACTACCGACTGGATATGCTGACGATTACAAAAACCAACTTTTCGGTATGCTTTCTACTAGAGAGCAACAGCAACAATTTGAGCATGCGGCACGTCAAGCTTATATAGGTTTTGGACTTGCAATAGCGGCGGCAGCTGAGCAAAAAGTGGACGCGACCCCCATGGAGGGTTTTAACAATCAACAGTTGGACGAGCTATTAGGATTAGAAGCGTATGGCTTAAAATCAGTCACGATACTAGCTTTGGGCTATAGAGATACGGAGAACGATTGGTTGGTCAATATGAAAAAAGTGAGAAAAGATAAAAAGGACTTTGTCATCAACTTGAATTAA
- a CDS encoding alpha-L-rhamnosidase-related protein produces the protein MYWRMFQKRFCLMLMCVAFTGFSLVSFGMNKRGPYEFESLYVDLIAYTDKQWDAGYSLNTSKTPFENGSQYPAILNKQPAFSWSIKSGNRPFGQHAFRILVADRPDVFAKSKTYIWDSGKVKSNRSAGIVMKDAFLRAGQTYYWKVVVWDEKGVKTESDIAVFYTGDIQEGYQTSRYPLQRSDQHPHNIEKDDDGSYFMDFGKAAFSQLSFDLTSTSDKDTLTVHLGEALDKKGRVNRSPGGTIRYQVYRLPLKKGTHTYQVEIKSDARNTGPQAVLMPAYIGEVLPFRYVTVEGYKGELKKEQVLRSMVHYHFDDDASYFHSSNDTLNQIWELCKYSLKATTFAGVYVDGDRERIPYEADAYINQLCHYAADQEYTLARHSHEYLMHHATWPTEWILQSVLMAYNDYLYTGDLRSAAHYYNDLKAKTLTMLEESNGLISSRKGKQNPELLKSIYFNGKELRDIVDWPHGGILGLSAKDMGESDGFVFTDFNAVVNAYYYKALIDMHKLAEALGKVDDSQYYKAKATNVYRAFQQHFFREDVGNYQDGIETDHASLHSNMFALAFDLVPDKYKSTVMDYVKSRGLACSVYGSQFLMDAIYQSRDADYGLSLLTSTAERSWYNMIREGSTITMEAWGNKFKPNQDWNHVWGAVPGNIIPRKLMGVEPTLPAWEHFHVRPQISNLSAAKIKVPTIKGPVLVDITQNAQSFSMSVEVPANTTADIYIPIMSKKNRVTVFVDNKAQELPVYDSWAKLEGVRAGQYHLTLNKLQ, from the coding sequence ATGTATTGGAGAATGTTTCAAAAGAGATTTTGCTTGATGTTGATGTGCGTGGCCTTTACTGGTTTTTCATTAGTTTCCTTCGGTATGAATAAACGGGGACCATACGAATTTGAATCGCTGTATGTCGATCTAATTGCGTATACGGACAAACAGTGGGATGCTGGGTATTCATTGAACACCTCCAAGACACCCTTTGAGAATGGTAGTCAATATCCTGCTATTTTAAATAAGCAACCTGCATTCAGTTGGTCTATAAAATCAGGTAATCGTCCTTTTGGACAACATGCTTTTCGTATCCTAGTTGCCGACCGTCCCGATGTTTTTGCAAAGTCTAAGACTTATATATGGGATTCGGGCAAGGTGAAAAGCAATCGTTCTGCAGGAATTGTGATGAAAGATGCCTTTTTGCGCGCTGGACAAACATATTATTGGAAGGTAGTAGTCTGGGATGAGAAGGGAGTAAAGACCGAAAGTGATATAGCCGTTTTTTATACAGGAGATATCCAAGAGGGCTATCAAACTTCCAGATATCCTTTACAACGTAGTGATCAACACCCACATAATATCGAGAAAGACGATGACGGAAGCTACTTTATGGACTTTGGCAAAGCGGCATTTTCACAACTTTCCTTTGATTTGACGAGTACGTCAGATAAGGACACGTTAACTGTACATCTTGGAGAGGCGTTAGACAAAAAAGGACGGGTTAATCGATCTCCTGGTGGGACTATTCGTTATCAGGTCTATCGTTTACCTCTAAAAAAAGGAACACATACATATCAGGTCGAAATTAAATCGGACGCGCGTAATACAGGGCCTCAAGCAGTATTGATGCCAGCATATATTGGCGAAGTGCTGCCATTTAGATATGTGACTGTCGAGGGGTATAAAGGAGAGCTTAAGAAGGAGCAGGTGTTGCGTAGTATGGTCCATTATCATTTTGATGATGACGCTTCCTATTTCCACTCTTCCAACGATACCTTAAATCAGATTTGGGAGCTTTGCAAATACAGTCTTAAGGCAACTACGTTTGCCGGAGTATATGTTGATGGAGATAGAGAACGCATCCCTTATGAGGCGGATGCCTATATCAATCAGCTATGTCACTATGCTGCAGACCAAGAATATACTTTGGCCAGACATTCGCACGAATACTTGATGCATCATGCTACATGGCCCACGGAATGGATTTTGCAGTCGGTATTGATGGCATATAATGATTATTTATATACGGGTGATCTTCGTTCTGCTGCTCATTATTACAATGATCTTAAGGCCAAGACTTTGACTATGTTAGAAGAGAGCAATGGTCTAATCAGCTCACGTAAGGGCAAGCAAAATCCAGAATTATTGAAGTCAATTTATTTTAATGGGAAGGAGCTTCGAGATATCGTGGATTGGCCGCATGGAGGAATATTGGGTTTGAGCGCCAAAGATATGGGAGAGAGCGATGGGTTTGTATTTACAGATTTTAATGCAGTAGTCAATGCCTACTACTACAAAGCATTGATCGATATGCACAAACTTGCTGAAGCATTGGGGAAGGTAGATGACAGTCAGTATTACAAAGCAAAGGCTACTAATGTTTATCGGGCGTTCCAACAGCATTTTTTCAGAGAAGATGTTGGGAATTATCAAGACGGAATCGAGACTGATCATGCTTCATTACATAGCAACATGTTTGCTTTAGCTTTCGATTTGGTCCCGGACAAGTACAAGTCTACAGTGATGGACTATGTCAAGTCGCGTGGTCTAGCCTGTAGTGTATACGGTAGTCAGTTTTTAATGGATGCTATTTATCAAAGTCGTGATGCCGATTATGGTCTGTCTTTACTAACTTCCACAGCAGAGCGAAGTTGGTACAACATGATTCGGGAAGGTAGTACGATCACAATGGAGGCCTGGGGCAATAAGTTTAAACCAAATCAAGATTGGAATCACGTATGGGGCGCTGTGCCTGGAAATATCATTCCGCGCAAATTGATGGGAGTAGAGCCTACTCTTCCTGCTTGGGAGCACTTTCATGTTAGACCGCAAATTAGTAATTTGTCAGCGGCCAAGATCAAGGTCCCTACCATAAAGGGCCCTGTACTCGTAGATATCACTCAAAATGCACAAAGCTTTAGTATGAGCGTGGAGGTTCCTGCCAATACTACAGCCGATATCTATATCCCGATTATGAGTAAAAAGAATCGAGTCACGGTTTTTGTAGATAATAAGGCGCAAGAATTACCTGTTTATGATTCTTGGGCGAAGTTAGAAGGAGTTCGGGCTGGACAATATCATTTAACGTTGAATAAGCTGCAATAA
- a CDS encoding sterol desaturase family protein, producing MAKKNYVSNSTESTRMFKNDFLESLTKVHYSVPIIFYLPVIIYFSWKAMGPGEMSAWTYLMYFVCGLAFWTIFEYALHRWVFHFHPKGKLLKRVHWIFHGIHHDYPKDRLRLVMPLSASIPLAALVYFMFSVFFSNEYILAAFFAGFMIGYLIYDESHYAMHHANFKSGLMKRIKQHHMLHHYQDPEKGFGVSSAVWDVVFDSGFPEKKEKEKEQAENETAN from the coding sequence ATGGCAAAGAAAAATTACGTTTCAAATTCAACGGAATCTACGAGGATGTTCAAGAACGATTTTTTGGAATCGTTGACGAAAGTTCATTACTCAGTTCCTATTATATTCTATCTACCCGTTATTATTTATTTTTCATGGAAGGCCATGGGGCCAGGAGAGATGTCTGCTTGGACCTACCTTATGTATTTTGTCTGTGGTTTAGCATTTTGGACTATTTTCGAATATGCATTGCATCGTTGGGTCTTTCATTTTCATCCCAAAGGAAAATTATTGAAGCGTGTACATTGGATTTTTCATGGTATCCATCATGACTATCCTAAAGATCGTTTACGTTTGGTAATGCCTTTATCGGCTAGTATTCCTTTGGCCGCTTTGGTGTATTTTATGTTCAGCGTCTTCTTTAGTAATGAGTATATCTTAGCTGCTTTTTTTGCGGGCTTTATGATTGGTTATCTCATTTATGACGAGTCCCACTACGCTATGCATCATGCAAATTTTAAGAGTGGTTTGATGAAGCGGATAAAGCAGCACCATATGCTACACCATTATCAAGATCCAGAAAAAGGATTTGGCGTGAGTTCTGCAGTATGGGATGTGGTATTCGACTCAGGCTTTCCCGAAAAGAAGGAAAAAGAAAAAGAGCAAGCTGAAAATGAAACGGCCAACTGA
- a CDS encoding PKD domain-containing protein, with the protein MVKAEPSDDKFNYKSYLIISAIGAILLIGLTVMVMKFFMEPKDSIKAKVFNQDMALNEDLVYMDNTIGATKWLWSFGNGDTSVRQDGKYRYHQAGTYVVKLMVNDHLKEEFFVTVKDTVPKEVDSTLRISGPTTGEVLAEVKLSVDGPGEVFEWWFGETGKVDFIGKIAQYTYSKPGQYRVKVRSDKTLRFTYRTMSITGMEIDSLDSLIVDNLAQKVAMDDLKVQLQAIADGGDFNVRYRYILNKFFCKNERAGVTINMGTNVKQQDIYSYCIGLTFGGGLKIDKVVLSREPNTNCYNALIVTQHK; encoded by the coding sequence GTGGTGAAAGCAGAGCCTTCAGATGATAAATTCAACTATAAAAGCTATTTAATAATCAGTGCAATAGGAGCTATCCTTCTGATAGGTCTTACTGTGATGGTGATGAAGTTTTTTATGGAGCCTAAGGATTCTATAAAGGCTAAAGTCTTTAATCAAGATATGGCTTTGAACGAAGATTTAGTTTATATGGACAATACCATAGGAGCCACAAAATGGCTTTGGAGTTTTGGCAATGGAGATACATCTGTGCGGCAAGATGGGAAGTACAGGTACCACCAGGCTGGTACCTATGTGGTCAAGCTGATGGTCAATGACCATTTGAAAGAAGAATTTTTTGTGACGGTAAAGGATACCGTACCCAAAGAGGTAGATAGCACATTGCGTATTTCCGGACCTACGACAGGAGAAGTATTGGCTGAAGTAAAGCTTAGTGTAGATGGTCCAGGAGAAGTCTTCGAATGGTGGTTTGGCGAGACTGGTAAAGTTGATTTTATAGGGAAAATTGCACAGTATACTTATTCTAAACCCGGGCAATATCGTGTCAAGGTCCGATCGGATAAAACCCTTCGATTTACATATAGAACGATGTCAATCACAGGCATGGAGATTGATAGTCTCGATAGCTTGATTGTCGATAATCTTGCTCAAAAAGTTGCTATGGATGACCTAAAAGTGCAGTTGCAAGCCATCGCTGACGGTGGAGACTTCAATGTACGCTATCGATATATATTGAACAAATTTTTCTGTAAGAACGAACGTGCCGGCGTCACTATCAACATGGGAACCAATGTCAAACAACAGGATATCTATAGTTACTGTATTGGTTTGACTTTTGGAGGAGGATTGAAGATTGATAAGGTTGTCCTTTCTCGGGAGCCCAACACCAATTGCTATAACGCATTGATAGTAACTCAACACAAATGA
- a CDS encoding head GIN domain-containing protein, protein MRKIIIICLLSVFAVKLSAQMSQVVSPFTTVEATDKINVQLKYSKDLKVTIEGALAKDVEVIQKNGILRLKMNTRNILQGDKVDVIVYGQDVSRIISKKGARIVAAESGILSEDLIKLTAADGGLIDLHKLSVQEINADVNKGGNIRLEGKVTSQEIQLTFGGIYDAKNLTSEQAKATVNGGGRCEIKALKSVDTQVRAGGVIDVYGNPPQTKEKKLAGGIVNYK, encoded by the coding sequence ATGAGAAAAATAATTATTATCTGTCTACTATCTGTCTTTGCTGTTAAACTATCGGCTCAAATGAGCCAAGTAGTTAGCCCGTTCACCACTGTAGAGGCGACGGACAAGATTAATGTGCAGCTCAAGTATTCTAAAGATTTAAAGGTGACTATTGAGGGTGCCTTGGCCAAGGATGTGGAAGTTATTCAAAAGAATGGTATCCTACGATTAAAAATGAACACAAGGAATATTCTACAAGGCGACAAAGTAGATGTAATCGTGTATGGGCAGGATGTGAGCAGAATCATTTCAAAGAAAGGCGCTCGTATCGTGGCGGCTGAATCTGGGATTTTGAGCGAAGATTTGATTAAGCTAACTGCCGCTGATGGTGGGCTGATTGATTTACATAAATTGTCCGTACAAGAAATTAATGCAGATGTTAATAAGGGTGGAAATATCAGATTGGAGGGGAAGGTGACTTCTCAAGAGATTCAGTTGACATTCGGCGGTATTTACGATGCTAAGAATCTGACTTCGGAGCAGGCTAAGGCCACGGTCAATGGCGGAGGGAGATGTGAGATTAAAGCGTTAAAGTCGGTTGATACGCAAGTAAGAGCTGGGGGAGTGATAGATGTGTATGGTAATCCGCCTCAAACGAAGGAAAAGAAATTAGCTGGCGGTATCGTTAATTACAAATAG
- a CDS encoding patatin-like phospholipase family protein — translation MDIGTKKHVSLVLGSGGARGISEIGVIYALESKGFVIDEVVGCSIGSLVGGIYAQGKLDQFRDWLKSLSKREIFRLMDFTYSGAGVMKGVRIFEVLKQIVPDMAIEDLPIRYTAVATDLKKEEDVVFRTGSMYDAIRASIAIPAVFTAVSVDEQFLVDGGVLNPLPINHVQHKNNIVVAVNLDGHPDPELVVQKNNAVPKLNSIGVLTHAYYAMRRKLASQSLALYQPDYIVTIPHNISGLWDYDRSEYLIEKGIELTEKALLDVQVF, via the coding sequence ATGGATATTGGAACCAAAAAACATGTTTCGCTCGTTCTCGGCAGTGGCGGAGCTCGCGGAATTTCAGAAATAGGAGTTATTTATGCGTTAGAATCCAAGGGATTTGTCATTGATGAAGTGGTTGGCTGTTCGATAGGCTCATTGGTTGGTGGGATATATGCACAGGGAAAATTAGATCAATTTCGAGATTGGCTGAAGAGTTTGAGTAAGCGCGAGATTTTTAGATTAATGGACTTTACTTATTCTGGCGCTGGTGTGATGAAAGGTGTCCGGATATTTGAAGTCTTAAAACAAATCGTCCCCGATATGGCAATAGAAGATTTGCCGATTCGATACACCGCCGTTGCCACTGATCTCAAGAAAGAGGAAGACGTGGTTTTTCGAACAGGGAGTATGTATGACGCTATCCGCGCCTCTATCGCTATTCCTGCAGTATTTACTGCCGTGAGTGTCGATGAACAATTTTTGGTAGATGGCGGAGTGCTCAACCCTTTGCCCATCAATCATGTTCAACACAAAAATAACATTGTTGTGGCCGTCAATTTAGATGGACATCCAGATCCCGAGTTGGTCGTCCAAAAAAATAATGCAGTGCCAAAACTAAACTCTATAGGCGTCCTCACCCATGCCTATTATGCAATGCGGAGAAAATTAGCATCTCAAAGTCTGGCACTTTATCAACCAGATTATATCGTTACTATTCCGCACAACATATCGGGACTATGGGATTATGACAGGTCTGAATACTTGATTGAAAAGGGTATAGAATTGACGGAAAAAGCTCTACTCGACGTGCAGGTTTTTTAA
- a CDS encoding DUF3307 domain-containing protein, with product MLYTFLKLLLAHILGDFVFHPRKWVHGRAYHIRYIFYHVAVHAVLLCLFFFNDLADWWPELTIVILSHLAIDSLKVSLERKVKARPLLLFIIDQCLHLTVLAAIVGCYYAVYIDVEELLSSKNLVLLIGVLVTVFVSPIVLKVFFSKWGQSKEVEAQRKEALVDAGFIIGVLERVLIVIFINLNFMEGIGFLLAAKSIFRFGDLANSKDKQFTEYVLVGTLASFVMAIIIGFALKWTLQLI from the coding sequence ATGCTCTATACGTTCTTAAAACTTTTGTTGGCACATATCTTAGGTGATTTTGTGTTTCATCCCCGTAAATGGGTTCACGGCCGGGCCTATCACATCCGTTATATTTTTTATCACGTAGCGGTACATGCGGTATTATTATGCCTGTTTTTCTTCAATGATTTGGCTGATTGGTGGCCGGAGCTGACGATTGTTATATTATCCCATTTGGCAATTGACAGTTTGAAAGTATCTCTGGAGAGAAAGGTCAAAGCCAGGCCGCTGTTGTTATTTATTATTGATCAATGTTTGCATTTGACGGTTTTGGCCGCAATCGTTGGTTGCTACTATGCTGTTTATATAGACGTAGAGGAATTGCTCTCCTCGAAGAATCTAGTACTTTTAATTGGCGTACTGGTGACCGTTTTTGTTTCTCCTATTGTCTTAAAGGTGTTTTTTAGTAAATGGGGACAATCAAAAGAGGTCGAAGCTCAACGAAAAGAAGCATTAGTAGACGCTGGATTCATTATTGGAGTATTGGAGCGTGTGCTTATTGTAATTTTCATAAATTTGAATTTTATGGAAGGCATAGGTTTCCTACTGGCAGCAAAGTCCATTTTTCGATTTGGCGATTTAGCAAACTCTAAAGACAAGCAATTTACGGAATACGTATTGGTGGGGACATTAGCAAGTTTTGTCATGGCCATCATTATTGGTTTCGCATTAAAATGGACACTCCAACTGATTTGA